The Enterobacter asburiae sequence GCGATCCTGGTTGTTGCTGCGACTGACGGCCCAATGCCTCAGACCCGTGAGCACATCCTGCTGGGTCGTCAGGTAGGCGTTCCTTTCATCATCGTGTTCCTGAACAAGTGCGACATGGTTGATGACGAAGAGCTTCTGGAACTGGTAGAGATGGAAGTTCGTGAACTGCTGTCTCAGTACGATTTCCCAGGCGACGACACCCCAATCGTTCGTGGTTCCGCGCTGAAAGCGCTGGAAGGCGACGCAGAGTGGGAAGCGAAAATCATCGAACTGGCTGGCTTCCTGGATTCTTACATCCCAGAACCAGAGCGTGCGATTGACAAGCCATTCCTGCTGCCAATCGAAGACGTATTCTCCATCTCCGGTCGTGGTACCGTTGTTACCGGTCGTGTAGAGCGCGGTATCATCAAAGTTGGTGAAGAAGTTGAAATCGTTGGTATCAAAGAGACTGCGAAGTCTACCTGTACTGGCGTTGAAATGTTCCGCAAACTGCTGGACGAAGGCCGTGCCGGTGAGAACGTTGGTGTTCTGCTGCGTGGTATCAAGCGTGAAGAAATCGAACGTGGTCAGGTTCTGGCGAAGCCAGGCTCAATCAAGCCACACACCAAGTTCGAATCTGAAGTGTACATCCTGTCCAAAGACGAAGGCGGCCGTCATACTCCGTTCTTCAAAGGCTACCGTCCACAGTTCTACTTCCGTACAACTGACGTGACCGGTACCATCGAACTGCCAGAAGGCGTAGAGATGGTAATGCCAGGCGACAACATCAAGATGGTTGTGACTCTGATCCACCCAATCGCGATGGACGACGGTCTGCGTTTCGCAATCCGTGAAGGTGGCCGTACCGTTGGCGCGGGCGTGGTTGCTAAAGTTCTCGGCTAATTGCTGATAACATTTGACGCAATGCGCAATAAAAGGGCATCATTTGATGCCCTTTTTGCACGCTTTCACGCCAGAACCTGGCTCATCAGTGATTATTTTTGTCATAATCATTGCTGAGACAGGCTCTGCAGAGAGCGTATAATCCGAAAAGCGAATTAGCATTTCGATTTGGTTTGCCTCGCGATCGCGGGGTGAAAATGTTTGTAGAATACTTCTGACAGGTTGGTTTATGAGTGCGAATACCGAAGCTCAAGGGAGCGGGCGCGGCCTGGAAGCGATGAAATGGGTAGTAGTAGCCGTTCTGCTGATCGTAGCGATTGTCGGCAACTACCTTTATCGTGACATTATGCTGCCGCTACGCGCGCTTGCAGTGGTAATTCTGATTGCTGCAGCGGGTGGTGTCGCGCTGTTGACGACGAAAGGCAAAGCGACTGTCGCTTTTGCCCGCGAAGCGCGTACCGAAGTCCGCAAGGTAATTTGGCCGACTCGCCAGGAAACATTGCACACCACGCTGATCGTAGCGGCGGTTACCGCTGTAATGTCACTGATCCTGTGGGGACTGGATGGTATTCTGGTTCGCCTGGTATCCTTTATCACTGGCCTGAGGTTCTGAGATGTCTGAAGCCCCTAAAAAGCGCTGGTACGTCGTTCAGGCGTTTTCCGGTTTTGAAGGCCGCGTAGCCACGTCGCTGCGTGAGCATATCAAATTACACAACATGGAAGAGTTGTTTGGCGAAGTTATGGTTCCAACCGAAGAAGTGGTTGAGATCCGTGGCGGGCAGCGTCGCAAAAGCGAGCGCAAATTCTTCCCGGGTTACGTGCTGGTTCAGATGGTTATGAACGACGCGAGCTGGCACCTGGTGCGCAGCGTACCGCGCGTGATGGGCTTTATCGGCGGCACGTCTGACCGTCCGGCGCCAATCAGCGACAAAGAAGTTGATGCGATTATGAACCGCCTGCAGCAGGTAGGTGATAAGCCGCGTCCGAAAACGCTGTTTGAACCGGGTGAAATGGTTCGTGTTAATGACGGTCCGTTTGCTGACTTTAATGGCGTGGTTGAAGAAGTGGACTACGAGAAGTCCCGCCTGAAAGTTTCTGTTTCTATCTTCGGTCGTGCGACCCCGGTAGAACTGGACTTTGCCCAGGTAGAAAAAGCCTAAGCAGCGATCAAAAAAGCGACGATTTAATCGTTGCACAAGGCGCGGGATTGGAATACAATTTCGCGCCTTTTGTTTTTATGGGTCTCGGCCCGTAAAACGAATTTTATTCACGGGGAGCCTCCCTGAGGCGCTATTACCCAATCAGAGGATTTTAGAATGGCTAAGAAAGTACAAGCCTACGTCAAGCTGCAGGTTGCAGCTGGTATGGCGAACCCAAGTCCACCAGTTGGTCCAGCTCTGGGTCA is a genomic window containing:
- the tuf gene encoding elongation factor Tu, which produces MSKEKFERTKPHVNVGTIGHVDHGKTTLTAAITTVLAKTYGGSARAFDQIDNAPEEKARGITINTSHVEYDTPTRHYAHVDCPGHADYVKNMITGAAQMDGAILVVAATDGPMPQTREHILLGRQVGVPFIIVFLNKCDMVDDEELLELVEMEVRELLSQYDFPGDDTPIVRGSALKALEGDAEWEAKIIELAGFLDSYIPEPERAIDKPFLLPIEDVFSISGRGTVVTGRVERGIIKVGEEVEIVGIKETAKSTCTGVEMFRKLLDEGRAGENVGVLLRGIKREEIERGQVLAKPGSIKPHTKFESEVYILSKDEGGRHTPFFKGYRPQFYFRTTDVTGTIELPEGVEMVMPGDNIKMVVTLIHPIAMDDGLRFAIREGGRTVGAGVVAKVLG
- the secE gene encoding preprotein translocase subunit SecE, with translation MSANTEAQGSGRGLEAMKWVVVAVLLIVAIVGNYLYRDIMLPLRALAVVILIAAAGGVALLTTKGKATVAFAREARTEVRKVIWPTRQETLHTTLIVAAVTAVMSLILWGLDGILVRLVSFITGLRF
- the nusG gene encoding transcription termination/antitermination protein NusG, with amino-acid sequence MSEAPKKRWYVVQAFSGFEGRVATSLREHIKLHNMEELFGEVMVPTEEVVEIRGGQRRKSERKFFPGYVLVQMVMNDASWHLVRSVPRVMGFIGGTSDRPAPISDKEVDAIMNRLQQVGDKPRPKTLFEPGEMVRVNDGPFADFNGVVEEVDYEKSRLKVSVSIFGRATPVELDFAQVEKA